Genomic window (Capricornis sumatraensis isolate serow.1 chromosome 1, serow.2, whole genome shotgun sequence):
CTATACTTCCTCTTCTGAGACACATTTATGGCATAGGCATTTACAGAGCCATCCACCTTTTTCCCCTGGAGAGAAGcaagaaacaaaaaccaaaacacacacacaaacaaacaacacacaagAGAAAGAATATATTAAATGCCTTGATCAGAGAGCTGCATTCCACAGACCTCTTCAATGGCAAGATGCATTTAAGCATGACGTAGTCCAATGACTGAAAGAATTTTCAGATCCTGATGATATCCCAGGAACTCGTAAGTGTTATAACTCTGTTCACATTTTTATAGTCACATATAAGGAAATACCAATATTCAAACCAACAAATGCTCATATGTATTATGTGCAAGGCATGCAGGGAGAGTGGGTAGCAGAGCCTCACCTTTTCTGGTCAGAGAATTCTTCAAAACCAAATACAAGTTACGGATATCTCCTCTAGAAAAATTCATATTCACAAAAATTTAACTTATGACCTGAACTGATGGGATTCTCAAATCAGTCACCATTCGTATCTAATTCCATTTCTTGCACAGGCtttgaaattttgatttttaaatcaagaaTCAAGATAACAGGTACTAATGTCGTATCACTTGTACctcagactttctttttcattaatttctttatgGGTCTTTTGATTCAGCAAAATGAACTCAACACTTTCTGTTCCTCATGCCTAAACTGCCTTCTCAACTCCCATCCAAGCTTTCACCATCTGGTTTTTGTGCATTCTTCAAGGCCAAGTCAAATGATCCAGCTGCTAGGAAGAGCTCTCTTCTCTAACTCCCACAGAATGTTAACTGTGCTTTCCTCACAATCCCCTCCGTTTATCAAGATGTCTGATCATGATGATAGTATCTACATCATCACCATGGGTAACATcacactgttgtttagtcactaagtcacatccaaccctttgcaaccccatggactatagcccaccaggctcctctgtccgtgggatttcccaggcaaggatactggagtgggttgccatgtccttctccaggggatcctccccacccagagatcaaacccgggtctcctgcatttagcaggctgattctttaccactgagccaccaggaaagtccattcaTCTTTTTTACTAAGTTCAGTTACTAAAGCCGAACTGATTTTTGAAAACTATTTGTAGAGTTGTATATTTTTAGCTCTCTTCTCATTTACATGTTGGAATAGAAAATTTgtccataaataaacaaaaccaactTTGAAATTTTTTAGAATGTTAAAATACAAGGGAAAATAAGTAACTAATTTGGCATTTGAAGAGGTTCCACCATAGATTAATGGTGAAATATCACAAGATACACAttactgaaaaatacaaatgagctGAGACACTATAACTGAGAGCCCTGAAGCCAACTGCATATGAATTAACATCCTTATTGATGTCATTATAAAAACAACTGACATCATTTGTTCTTGTGGTACTCATAATTTTTATGGAATCTATAAATTCTCACctaatttttcctttataaacaAACATCTTCAGCACAGACTACATTTAAAAGTAGTGTGGCTCCATCTTTACATCTGATACTAAGGAATTCCAAACATAACGTCAGGCAGtagtaaaaccaaaaaaaaaaagaattctaataaGGTCCTTCACTATTCTTCTAAAAACAGTGAAATTTAGTTGTctcattttggaaatatttttattcatccaATATATGTATTAATTAAACCAGTTTACTTACAAAACGCTCATTGGAATAGCAAATAAGGAACTGGTATATTCAAGAAAAAAACCTGATACAGAAATTGCATTAAACTTTAAAATGGGGTTCACATAGCCATTTGTGAGAATCAAAGAGCTCATTCTTAATTTTCTCACCTCAAAATAGTCATGCCTCTGGTACTCCTCTTAGGCCACacactgtcatttaaaaaatacacaggaaTCCTACAGAATGACATCAGTTAGAAGCTCTTAGAGCATCTGCGATTACCCCACTTCATTCATGACATAATGGAACACAAGATTAGAGAAGTGGATTATTTCTGACACCTCCCCTCAGAGATTGCAACTTCTATCTGCAAAATGAAAAGGACTTAAAATTCTATaaaggaagttttaaaaatatattttctctccaCACACACTCTCCCTGTCTATTCTTAATGGCTTCCTCTCTCtatcctcccttctctcttcattcaatttcctctctcccttcatcTCCCCTTTGCTCTATTTCTCTCTACCCCATCTCCTTATctttctcccatctccctctccacaaCCTCTCCCTCTTTTGCCTCCCCACCTCCTTATTCTTTTCAATATGATAGTCAGGGCTAGAGAACAATCAAATTCCTGTCAATCCCTCTTGAGTTATGAGATATGTATGCAGCTATGCAATGTCATTTCTATCTGGCAGCTGCATTTCATTCTGTTTCATAGCACTTCCCTTTCCTACAATCCTTTCTTTGGTTAACCCTATCAGCCTGAAACCTCAACAGTCACCACTGACTACTTGCCTCCATTCCCACCACCACTAACTCTTGTTTCTGAATTGTTCTCAGTATTCCAGCTTCTCTCCTCAGGTCAGGCCTTCATCATCTTTCACTGCATGACTGGGCAGTTCTCCTAGTCTTTTGTTTGTCCTCCATGAGGCCCCAGGTAATCTTTCTAAACATACATATAATCTGTTGCTCCCTTGCTTAAAAAACCATTGCTTCCTCTCATCATCAAAATAATCAACTTAAATTCCTCAGTATGGCTAAGGATATCAGCCTTCTGTGATTTGCCTCGCACCTCTATTTCTAGCCCCATCTATACTCACCAGCCCATCAACACCCTTTCTCTAGTCACTGAATTTGAACCTCCTCCAATACTCTATGCCACTTCACGCTGGCAGGGCATCTCTGTAAGCTTTTCCCTCTACTTCAAAtgatcttcctcctcttctttgtcTGATCACCTCTACTGGCCCTTTAAGATCTAATTCAAATATCCCAAGCAAATACTCCCTGAATTCCAATGGCAGCCCACAACTTCCTTCTCTTTGCTTTCAAATCCCTTCACACAGTTAGTCTTCTAACAGAATAAGCTTGTATCATTGGAAGAAATTACAAGTGATagtaaaagaatatggaaaaatggGGCAGATCAGTTCACATTAAGAATACTTGACTGGCTACATGTTTTACTTACTTTTGTGGAGTCAAAGGAGGCAAATCCCATTAACttcatcatttctatttcttcctctgttttgCCCTCTAAGTCTTCCTCTACAAAAATAAGTGATAcattttaaactcattttatacataaaaaagaCAGCTGGCAATAGATTAATAGTTGTTCCACTTTACCAGCAGAGAATATACTAAACAATTAACTAAAGACTTGAATTTAATGAAAAATCCCTCAATTTGGATAGAATATAACTTAAGGTGCAAGGAAGAAGTGGGATCTCCATCCTCCATTGTAAGAGATTGCTTAAAAGGATATGCTTGGCATCTTTAGGAAGGGCAACCTTCAACATCAGACAGTGAAGATACTTCcaaaatagaatattttcatgtttttaattgcCCTTCCTGTATCAAGAGCACCAAATAACGAGTAATTAGggtataattaaaacaaaatctcAAAACCATATGCAAATGAAcactatgtatgtatgtgtgtgtgtgtgtgtgcatgctcagtcgtgtccaattctttcacaacagcatggactgtagcccaccaggctcctctgtccatgggatttttcaggcaagaatactagagtgggttgccatttccttctccaagggatcctcccaacccaaggactgaacgtgtctcctgcattgcaggcagattctttaccgctgagccattggggaagcccctaATGAATACTGTCAAAACTTAAATAGCTAAAGATTCAAAAATTATACTTAATTTTATAATTGAATTTCTAAACAAGGCTGTACATTTCCTACAGTTATTTATCTAATATTACCAGTTATCTGGCGTTCTttgctctttgtttcttttgtttctttcttctcctcatctcttctttctttcagtcGAGAAGGGGAAGGAGATGTGGATCTATGTCGTCTTGGGGACCTAATATTTAATAGGGAAAGATGTCAGAAACAGAGACATACCTGGTGACTTGTGTTGATGAGCACAGATATACATGAGTGCATGAA
Coding sequences:
- the SNRNP27 gene encoding U4/U6.U5 small nuclear ribonucleoprotein 27 kDa protein codes for the protein MGRSRSRSPRRERRRSRSTSRERERRRRERSRSRERDRRRSRSRSPHRRRSRSPRRHRSTSPSPSRLKERRDEEKKETKETKSKERQITEEDLEGKTEEEIEMMKLMGFASFDSTKGKKVDGSVNAYAINVSQKRKYRQYMNRKGGFNRPLDFIA